Proteins from one Chitinophaga oryzae genomic window:
- a CDS encoding D-glycero-alpha-D-manno-heptose-1,7-bisphosphate 7-phosphatase, with translation MYLFLDRDGVINDEIKDGYVLHPGMFRFSEGVLEAMPLLAQRFERIFVVTNQRCIGRGLLTVEGLQEIHAQMLDTIRQAGGRIDKIYFCPDVESNSPCRKPNAGMAHRAKNDFPDIDFSKALMAGNTLSDMQFGRNAGMQTVFIATTLPDTPFPHPLIDKKYPDLLRFAQDIQ, from the coding sequence ATGTATCTCTTTCTTGACCGGGACGGTGTTATCAACGATGAAATTAAAGACGGGTATGTGCTTCACCCCGGTATGTTCCGCTTCAGTGAAGGAGTGCTCGAAGCCATGCCCCTGCTGGCCCAACGCTTTGAACGCATCTTTGTGGTCACCAACCAGCGCTGCATCGGACGCGGGCTGCTCACCGTAGAGGGCTTACAGGAAATCCACGCACAAATGCTGGATACCATCCGGCAAGCCGGCGGACGCATCGACAAAATCTATTTCTGTCCCGACGTGGAAAGCAATAGCCCATGCCGCAAACCCAACGCCGGTATGGCCCACCGGGCAAAAAACGATTTCCCGGACATTGATTTCAGCAAAGCCCTTATGGCCGGGAATACACTGAGCGATATGCAGTTTGGCCGTAATGCGGGCATGCAAACCGTATTCATTGCCACCACCCTGCCGGACACTCCTTTCCCCCACCCGCTGATCGATAAAAAATATCCCGACCTGCTGCGGTTTGCACAAGACATACAATAA
- a CDS encoding nucleotidyltransferase family protein, translating to MSMECIVLAGGLGTRLRSAVADKPKCMAPIGDKPFLYFLLQYLHQQGIRHVVLSLGYLSEQVIAWCRQTPLPLRVSFSVEQEPLGTGGGILHALPLLEGDQLFIVNGDTFFDVDLLQMVRFNRNAPCPVTLALKPMQQFDRYGSIVLGAENKIAAFREKQYCDNGLINGGIYLTSASFLQSLSLPVKFSFEQTVLEPQAAQGNLNGYISDTYFIDIGIPEDYNKAIAHFSKI from the coding sequence ATGAGTATGGAATGTATTGTACTGGCCGGAGGCCTGGGAACCCGCCTGCGCAGCGCCGTAGCAGACAAACCCAAATGCATGGCGCCCATCGGCGATAAACCTTTTCTGTATTTCCTTTTACAATACCTGCACCAGCAAGGCATACGCCATGTGGTGCTGTCGCTCGGCTACCTGTCTGAACAGGTGATCGCCTGGTGCCGGCAAACACCGCTGCCACTAAGGGTGTCTTTCAGCGTGGAACAGGAACCCCTCGGCACCGGCGGCGGCATCCTGCACGCCCTCCCCCTGCTGGAAGGCGATCAGCTGTTCATCGTTAACGGTGACACCTTCTTCGATGTGGACCTGCTGCAAATGGTGCGGTTCAACCGCAACGCTCCCTGCCCGGTAACCCTGGCGCTGAAGCCCATGCAGCAATTCGACCGCTATGGCAGCATCGTGCTGGGCGCTGAAAACAAAATAGCCGCCTTCCGCGAAAAACAATATTGCGATAACGGCCTGATCAACGGCGGCATCTACCTTACCAGCGCCTCCTTCCTCCAAAGCCTGTCCCTCCCGGTGAAATTCTCCTTTGAACAAACCGTCCTGGAACCACAGGCCGCACAGGGTAACCTCAACGGCTATATCAGCGATACCTATTTCATCGATATCGGTATCCCGGAGGACTATAACAAGGCTATCGCTCATTTTTCCAAAATATAG
- a CDS encoding D-sedoheptulose-7-phosphate isomerase yields the protein MKTKIARTIRESIAVKEAICQDERLLHTIQQVAETIGLSLKQGHKVLFCGNGGSAADAQHLAAEFSGRFYKDREPLYAEALHCNTSYMTAVGNDYGYEHVYARMLRGMGQPGDVLVALSTSGNSANILEAMKVAREKGMTIVGMTGATGGKMKDACDYLINIPSTDTPRIQEAHITVGHIICEIVENNLFGE from the coding sequence ATGAAAACGAAAATCGCCCGGACCATCCGTGAAAGCATCGCTGTGAAAGAGGCTATCTGTCAGGATGAACGGCTGTTACATACCATCCAGCAGGTAGCGGAAACGATCGGCCTCAGCCTGAAACAGGGCCATAAAGTACTGTTCTGCGGCAACGGCGGCAGCGCTGCCGATGCGCAGCACCTCGCTGCGGAATTCTCCGGCCGCTTCTATAAAGACCGTGAGCCGCTCTATGCAGAAGCCCTGCACTGCAATACTTCCTATATGACCGCTGTAGGCAACGACTATGGCTATGAACACGTATACGCCCGCATGCTGCGCGGCATGGGACAACCCGGCGATGTGCTGGTAGCCCTTTCCACTTCCGGCAACTCCGCCAACATCCTCGAAGCCATGAAAGTGGCCCGGGAAAAAGGCATGACCATCGTGGGAATGACAGGCGCCACCGGCGGCAAAATGAAAGATGCATGCGACTACCTGATCAATATACCTTCCACTGATACGCCCCGTATCCAGGAAGCCCATATCACCGTAGGACATATCATCTGCGAAATCGTGGAAAACAACCTCTTCGGCGAATGA
- a CDS encoding GHMP family kinase ATP-binding protein, with protein MIYRSKAPLRIGLAGGGTDVSPYSDLYGGAILNATISLYARASIEPLTDGKIVFESADRREQLSYDAVYPLPLDGKLDILKGVINRIHKDYGGLPSCGFRLTTYVDAPPGSGLGTSSTLVVAVLGAFAEWLKLPLGEYDMAHLAYSIEREDLQQAGGKQDQYAATFGGVNFMEFYGGDKVIVNPLRIKEVHLHELENNLVLFYTSTSRLSSTIISEQQKNVTDKKDDSIAAMHHLKEQAVMMKEALLRGTIDKIGDILNYGFEYKKQMAKGITNPQLDEIYEAARKAGASGGKISGAGGGGFMIFYCPKNTRFKVVDALNSFGGDVKRYTFTHHGIQTWSI; from the coding sequence TTGATCTACAGAAGTAAAGCACCATTACGTATAGGCCTGGCCGGTGGCGGCACCGATGTAAGCCCGTATTCCGACCTGTATGGCGGCGCCATCCTCAACGCCACCATCTCGTTGTATGCCCGCGCTTCCATAGAACCGCTGACCGACGGCAAAATTGTTTTTGAATCTGCCGACAGAAGAGAACAACTCAGTTACGACGCCGTATACCCGCTGCCGTTAGACGGCAAGCTGGATATCCTCAAAGGCGTTATCAACAGGATACATAAAGACTATGGCGGCCTGCCCTCCTGCGGCTTCCGGCTCACCACCTACGTGGACGCGCCCCCCGGCTCCGGCCTCGGCACCTCCTCCACCCTCGTGGTAGCCGTGCTCGGCGCTTTCGCCGAATGGCTCAAACTGCCGCTGGGAGAATATGACATGGCCCACCTCGCCTACTCTATTGAGCGGGAAGACCTGCAACAGGCAGGCGGCAAGCAGGACCAGTACGCTGCCACCTTCGGCGGCGTTAACTTCATGGAGTTCTACGGCGGCGATAAAGTCATCGTCAACCCGCTGCGCATCAAAGAAGTACACCTGCATGAACTGGAAAACAATCTTGTGTTGTTTTATACATCTACCAGCAGGCTGTCTTCCACCATCATCTCCGAACAACAGAAAAATGTGACCGACAAAAAGGACGACTCTATCGCTGCCATGCACCACCTCAAGGAACAGGCCGTGATGATGAAAGAAGCCCTGCTGCGCGGTACCATCGATAAAATAGGAGACATCCTCAATTACGGCTTCGAATACAAAAAACAGATGGCCAAAGGGATCACCAACCCACAGCTCGACGAGATCTACGAAGCGGCCCGCAAAGCAGGCGCCAGCGGCGGTAAAATCTCCGGCGCCGGCGGTGGCGGCTTCATGATCTTCTACTGTCCTAAAAACACCCGTTTTAAAGTAGTAGACGCCCTCAACAGCTTTGGCGGCGATGTAAAACGTTATACCTTCACCCATCATGGTATTCAAACCTGGAGTATCTGA
- a CDS encoding glycosyltransferase — MKVLILGTAYPFRGGLAAYNERLAEELQLTDDVEIFTFTVQYPGFLFPGKSQYSTDPPPQHLRIKRLINSVNPLNWLIVGRKIRKMKPDIIISKYWLPVMGPSLGTLLRLGKSRNTKVIAVLDNVVPHEKRPGDVAFTKYFLKPVDAFIAMSQSVLDDLRVFEPTKKASLIPHPIYDNYGTPISKAEARQRLQLQPGKRYILFFGFIRQYKGLDLLLKAMADERMKKLDVHAIVAGEYYEDAAPYQQLLQELQLGDRVLMHTDFIPTDAVKNYFCAADLVVQPYKSATQSGISQIAYHFEKPMVVTRVGGLVEMVPDGVVGFQCDPEPAAIAAAIEKYFLDNREADMTAALQQEKQQYSWSRLAREIHTLAES, encoded by the coding sequence ATGAAAGTGCTCATACTCGGCACAGCCTATCCCTTCCGGGGTGGGCTGGCTGCTTATAATGAAAGACTGGCAGAAGAGCTGCAGCTGACAGACGACGTGGAAATATTCACTTTCACCGTGCAATATCCCGGCTTCCTGTTTCCCGGCAAAAGCCAGTATTCCACCGACCCGCCGCCGCAACACCTGCGGATAAAAAGGCTCATCAATTCCGTGAATCCCCTCAACTGGCTGATCGTTGGGCGCAAGATCCGGAAAATGAAACCAGACATCATCATCTCCAAATACTGGTTGCCCGTCATGGGCCCCTCGCTGGGCACACTGCTCCGGCTGGGCAAAAGCCGCAATACCAAGGTGATTGCCGTACTGGACAACGTGGTGCCGCACGAAAAACGCCCCGGCGACGTGGCTTTTACCAAATACTTCCTGAAGCCGGTAGATGCTTTCATCGCCATGAGCCAGTCCGTACTCGATGATCTGCGGGTATTTGAGCCCACCAAAAAGGCATCGCTCATCCCCCACCCGATCTACGATAACTACGGCACCCCCATCTCCAAAGCGGAAGCACGCCAGCGGCTGCAGCTGCAGCCCGGCAAACGCTACATCCTTTTCTTCGGCTTTATCCGCCAGTATAAAGGCCTCGACCTGCTGCTGAAAGCAATGGCCGACGAACGCATGAAAAAGCTGGACGTCCACGCTATCGTGGCCGGTGAATATTATGAAGACGCCGCCCCCTACCAGCAACTGCTGCAGGAACTGCAACTGGGCGACCGTGTGCTGATGCATACCGACTTTATCCCGACAGATGCCGTAAAAAACTATTTCTGCGCCGCCGACCTGGTGGTACAGCCCTATAAAAGCGCCACCCAGAGCGGTATCTCACAGATCGCCTACCATTTTGAAAAACCAATGGTAGTCACCCGCGTGGGCGGCCTCGTGGAAATGGTGCCCGACGGCGTTGTAGGCTTCCAGTGCGATCCGGAACCTGCCGCTATCGCCGCCGCCATCGAAAAATATTTCTTGGACAACCGCGAGGCAGATATGACTGCGGCCCTGCAACAGGAAAAACAACAATATTCCTGGTCACGCCTCGCCCGGGAAATTCATACATTAGCAGAAAGCTGA
- a CDS encoding glycosyltransferase family 2 protein, which produces MNISVIVPLKNEEESLPELAAWIDRVMQEHRFTYEVWMVDDGSTDGSWEVIQQLAMQNHCIKGIKFQRNYGKSAALNEGFNAAQGDVVITMDADLQDSPDEIPELYRMIVEDGYDLVSGWKKKRYDNAFTKNLPSKLYNYTTTRMSGVKLHDMNCGLKSYRRKVIKSIEVYGEMHRYIPVIAKWNGFRNIGEKVVEHRARKYGVSKFGLERFINGFLDLASIMFIGKFGKRPMHLFGALGTLFFFFGFVIAFYLAFAKIFYDKYNMTDRPVFYLALLFMIIGSQLFLTGFIGELVTRNAPERNSYLVEARMDKSK; this is translated from the coding sequence ATGAACATATCCGTAATCGTTCCTTTAAAAAACGAAGAAGAATCACTTCCTGAACTGGCCGCCTGGATAGACCGGGTCATGCAGGAACATCGTTTCACCTACGAAGTATGGATGGTGGACGATGGCAGCACCGATGGTTCCTGGGAAGTGATCCAGCAACTGGCTATGCAAAACCACTGTATCAAAGGCATCAAATTCCAGCGCAACTATGGTAAGTCCGCCGCCCTCAACGAAGGCTTCAATGCCGCCCAGGGCGATGTGGTGATCACCATGGACGCCGACCTGCAGGACAGCCCGGATGAAATACCGGAACTGTACCGCATGATCGTGGAAGATGGTTATGACCTGGTCAGCGGCTGGAAAAAGAAACGTTACGATAATGCTTTCACCAAAAACCTGCCGTCCAAACTGTACAACTACACCACCACCCGCATGAGTGGCGTAAAATTGCACGATATGAACTGCGGCCTCAAGTCCTACCGCAGGAAAGTCATCAAATCCATCGAAGTATATGGCGAAATGCACCGCTACATCCCAGTGATCGCCAAATGGAACGGCTTCCGCAACATCGGCGAAAAAGTAGTGGAACACCGCGCCCGTAAATACGGCGTCAGCAAGTTCGGGCTGGAACGTTTTATCAACGGCTTCCTCGACCTCGCCTCCATCATGTTCATCGGCAAGTTCGGCAAACGTCCCATGCACCTCTTCGGCGCATTGGGCACCCTGTTCTTCTTCTTCGGTTTTGTGATCGCCTTCTACCTTGCCTTCGCCAAAATATTCTATGATAAATATAACATGACAGACAGGCCGGTATTTTACCTCGCCCTCCTGTTTATGATCATCGGTTCACAGCTGTTCCTTACCGGATTTATCGGCGAACTGGTCACCCGTAACGCTCCCGAAAGAAACAGCTACCTCGTGGAGGCAAGAATGGACAAATCAAAGTAA